Proteins encoded together in one Chelonoidis abingdonii isolate Lonesome George chromosome 1, CheloAbing_2.0, whole genome shotgun sequence window:
- the CPSF6 gene encoding cleavage and polyadenylation specificity factor subunit 6 isoform X2: MADGVDHIDIYADVGEEFNQEAEYGGHDQIDLYDDVISPSANNGDAPEDRDYMDSLPPSVGDDVGKGAAPNVVYTYTGKRIALYIGNLTWWTTDEDLTEAVHSLGVNDILEIKFFENRANGQSKGFALVGVGSEASSKKLMDLLPKRELHGQNPVVTPCNKQFLSQFEMQSRKTTQSGQMSGEGKAGPPGGGSRAAFPPNNRGRGRFPGGIPGGDRFPGPAGPGGPPPPFPAGQTPPRPPLGPPGPPGPPGPPPPGQVLPPPLAGPPNRGDRPPPPVLFPGQPFGQPPLGPLPPGPPPPVPGYGPPPGPPPPQQGPPPPPGPFPPRPPGPLGPPLTLAPPPHLPGPPPGAPPPAPHVNPAFFPPPANSGIPTSDSRGPPPTDPYGRPPPYDRGDYGPPGRRFTGNNMSIREQLHIPLFWRHTKNNTQNSGREMDTARTPLSEAEFEEIMNRNRAISSSAISRAVSDASAGDYGSAIETLVTAISLIKQSKVSADDRCKVLISSLQDCLHGIESKSYGSGSRRERSRERDHSRSREKSRRHKSRSRDRHDDYYRERSRERERHRDRDRDRDRERDREREYRHR, encoded by the exons GTTGGAGATGACGTAGGTAAAGGAGCAGCACCAAATGTTGTCTATACGTATACTGGAAAGAGAATTGCATTGTACATTGGAAATCTTACTTGG tggACAACAGATGAAGACTTAACTGAAGCAGTGCATTCACTGGGAGTAAATGATATTTTGGAGATAAAATTTTTTGAAAACCGTGCTAATGGCCAGTCAAAGGG GTTTGCTCTTGTAGGTGTGGGATCTGAAGCATCCTCCAAAAAGTTGATGGATCTCTTGCCTAAAAGAGAATTGCATGGGCAAAATCCTGTTGTGACTCCATGCAATAAGCAGTTCTTGAGTCAGTTTGAAATGCAGTCAAGGAAAA CTACACAATCAGGCCAGATGTCTGGAGAAGGTAAAGCTGGTCCTCCAGGAGGTGGTTCACGTGCAGCATTTCCACCAAATAACAGAGGACGAGGCCGTTTTCCAGGTGGCATTCCAGGTGGGGACAGATTCCCTGGACCTGCAGGACCAGGAGGACCACCGCCTCCTTTCCCAG ctgGACAAACTCCACCACGTCCACCTCTAGGTCCTCCTGGTCCACCAGGCCCACCAGGTCCTCCACCTCCTGGTCAAGTTCTTCCACCTCCATTAGCTGGTCCTCCTAATCGTGGTGACCGTCCACCACCACCAGTTCTGTTTCCTGGACAACCCTTTGGTCAGCCTCCACTGGGTCCACTTCCTCCTGGTCCCCCACCTCCAGTTCCAGGCTATGGCCCCCCTCCAggtccaccaccaccacagcaaggTCCACCTCCGCCTCCCGGCCCTTTTCCCCCTCGTCCACCTGGTCCACTTGGACCTCCCCTGACACTTGCTCCTCCTCCACATCTTCCTGGGCCACCTCCAGGTGCTCCCCCACCTGCTCCACACGTGAATCCAgctttcttccccccaccagcCAATAGTGGCATACCTACTTCAGACAGTCGTGGTCCACCACCAACAGATCCATATGGCCGACCTCCTCCTTATGACAGGGGTGACTATGGTCCACCTGGCAG GCGTTTCACTGGAAATAACATGTCCATAAGAGAACAATTACATATTCCATTGTTTTGGAGGCATACGAAAAATAATACTCAAAACTCAGGGAG AGAAATGGATACTGCAAGAACACCTTTAAGTGAAGCAGAGTTTGAAGAAATCATGAATAGAAATAGGGCTATCTCAAGCAGTGCCATTTCAAGAGCTGTGTCAGATGCCAGTGCTG GGGACTATGGAAGTGCTATAGAAACCTTAGTAACTGCTATTTCCTTAATTAAACAATCCAAAGTATCTGCTGATGATCGTTGTAAAGTACTTATTAGCTCTCTGCAGGATTGCCTTCATGGAATTGAGTCTAAGTCTTATGGTTCTGGATCAAG ACGTGAACGGTCAAGAGAGAGGGACCACAGCAGGTCAAGAGAAAAAAGCAGGCGTCACAAGTCCCGTAGCAGAGATCGCCATGATGACTATTACCGGGAAAGAAGCCGTGAACGAGAGAGACATCGTGATCGTGACAGAGATCGTGATAGAGAACGTGACAGAGAACGAGAGTATCGCCATCGTTAG
- the CPSF6 gene encoding cleavage and polyadenylation specificity factor subunit 6 isoform X1, translating into MADGVDHIDIYADVGEEFNQEAEYGGHDQIDLYDDVISPSANNGDAPEDRDYMDSLPPSVGDDVGKGAAPNVVYTYTGKRIALYIGNLTWWTTDEDLTEAVHSLGVNDILEIKFFENRANGQSKGFALVGVGSEASSKKLMDLLPKRELHGQNPVVTPCNKQFLSQFEMQSRKTTQSGQMSGEGKAGPPGGGSRAAFPPNNRGRGRFPGGIPGGDRFPGPAGPGGPPPPFPAGQTPPRPPLGPPGPPGPPGPPPPGQVLPPPLAGPPNRGDRPPPPVLFPGQPFGQPPLGPLPPGPPPPVPGYGPPPGPPPPQQGPPPPPGPFPPRPPGPLGPPLTLAPPPHLPGPPPGAPPPAPHVNPAFFPPPANSGIPTSDSRGPPPTDPYGRPPPYDRGDYGPPGRRFTGNNMSIREQLHIPLFWRHTKNNTQNSGREMDTARTPLSEAEFEEIMNRNRAISSSAISRAVSDASAGDYGSAIETLVTAISLIKQSKVSADDRCKVLISSLQDCLHGIESKSYGSGSRRRERSRERDHSRSREKSRRHKSRSRDRHDDYYRERSRERERHRDRDRDRDRERDREREYRHR; encoded by the exons GTTGGAGATGACGTAGGTAAAGGAGCAGCACCAAATGTTGTCTATACGTATACTGGAAAGAGAATTGCATTGTACATTGGAAATCTTACTTGG tggACAACAGATGAAGACTTAACTGAAGCAGTGCATTCACTGGGAGTAAATGATATTTTGGAGATAAAATTTTTTGAAAACCGTGCTAATGGCCAGTCAAAGGG GTTTGCTCTTGTAGGTGTGGGATCTGAAGCATCCTCCAAAAAGTTGATGGATCTCTTGCCTAAAAGAGAATTGCATGGGCAAAATCCTGTTGTGACTCCATGCAATAAGCAGTTCTTGAGTCAGTTTGAAATGCAGTCAAGGAAAA CTACACAATCAGGCCAGATGTCTGGAGAAGGTAAAGCTGGTCCTCCAGGAGGTGGTTCACGTGCAGCATTTCCACCAAATAACAGAGGACGAGGCCGTTTTCCAGGTGGCATTCCAGGTGGGGACAGATTCCCTGGACCTGCAGGACCAGGAGGACCACCGCCTCCTTTCCCAG ctgGACAAACTCCACCACGTCCACCTCTAGGTCCTCCTGGTCCACCAGGCCCACCAGGTCCTCCACCTCCTGGTCAAGTTCTTCCACCTCCATTAGCTGGTCCTCCTAATCGTGGTGACCGTCCACCACCACCAGTTCTGTTTCCTGGACAACCCTTTGGTCAGCCTCCACTGGGTCCACTTCCTCCTGGTCCCCCACCTCCAGTTCCAGGCTATGGCCCCCCTCCAggtccaccaccaccacagcaaggTCCACCTCCGCCTCCCGGCCCTTTTCCCCCTCGTCCACCTGGTCCACTTGGACCTCCCCTGACACTTGCTCCTCCTCCACATCTTCCTGGGCCACCTCCAGGTGCTCCCCCACCTGCTCCACACGTGAATCCAgctttcttccccccaccagcCAATAGTGGCATACCTACTTCAGACAGTCGTGGTCCACCACCAACAGATCCATATGGCCGACCTCCTCCTTATGACAGGGGTGACTATGGTCCACCTGGCAG GCGTTTCACTGGAAATAACATGTCCATAAGAGAACAATTACATATTCCATTGTTTTGGAGGCATACGAAAAATAATACTCAAAACTCAGGGAG AGAAATGGATACTGCAAGAACACCTTTAAGTGAAGCAGAGTTTGAAGAAATCATGAATAGAAATAGGGCTATCTCAAGCAGTGCCATTTCAAGAGCTGTGTCAGATGCCAGTGCTG GGGACTATGGAAGTGCTATAGAAACCTTAGTAACTGCTATTTCCTTAATTAAACAATCCAAAGTATCTGCTGATGATCGTTGTAAAGTACTTATTAGCTCTCTGCAGGATTGCCTTCATGGAATTGAGTCTAAGTCTTATGGTTCTGGATCAAG AAGACGTGAACGGTCAAGAGAGAGGGACCACAGCAGGTCAAGAGAAAAAAGCAGGCGTCACAAGTCCCGTAGCAGAGATCGCCATGATGACTATTACCGGGAAAGAAGCCGTGAACGAGAGAGACATCGTGATCGTGACAGAGATCGTGATAGAGAACGTGACAGAGAACGAGAGTATCGCCATCGTTAG